One stretch of Rhipicephalus sanguineus isolate Rsan-2018 chromosome 10, BIME_Rsan_1.4, whole genome shotgun sequence DNA includes these proteins:
- the LOC119372684 gene encoding mitochondrial import inner membrane translocase subunit Tim29 gives MMARVVSRFGTYWKSLLQDYGAALKDIVKDSRSRPGKAALMLAGSGAVSVLVATNPGPDSFLDALCSCANDLLLLSDRTRNPESEAYVRRLEACCCHGALRSWDLLLATVVWESDHAEGCDLYAAQCTYLKPRPLTERYRLIDIGLIGMWLNLRRKMKDCDINHSQWQ, from the exons ATGATGGCACGAGTGGTGTCACGCTTCG GCACGTACTGGAAGAGCCTATTGCAAGACTACGGCGCTGCTTTGAAGGATATTGTGAAGGATTCAAGGAGCCGGCCAGGCAAGGCAGCCCTTATGCTGGCAG GCAGTGGAGCCGTATCTGTGCTGGTGGCCACCAATCCAGGCCCAGATTCGTTCCTTGATGCGCTTTGCTCCTGTGCAAATGACCTGCTGCTGCTAAGTGATAGAACGCGCAACCCAGAATCTGAGGCATACGTGCGGCGCTTGGAGGCATGCTGCTGCCATGGTGCTCTGCGTTCCTGGGACCTGCTGCTGGCAACAGTTGTGTGGGAAAGTGATCATGCTGAGGGCTGTGACTTGTATGCAGCTCAGTGCACATACCTGAAACCACGTCCATTGACTGAGCGATACCGACTGATTGATATTGGCCTCATTGGAATGTGGCTCAATCTTAGGCGGAAGATGAAAGACTGTGACATCAACCACTCACAGTGGCAATAA